CGTGGCTGGACCGCCCCGACTGCCACGGCGAGTCGGTGCACGCGTACTGGCCGGATCCCGCCGTCTACACCAAGACCGTCGCGGCTTTCGATCAGGCCGGGGTGCCGACCGCGACCCACGCGATCGGCGACGCGGCGGTGCGGCACGTGCTCGACTCCCTGGCGGGCTCACGACGGATCGGGCATCGGATCGAGCACCTCGAAACGCTGCCCGACGACCTGCTGCCGCGGTTCGCCGAGCTGGGCGTGACAGCGTCCATGCAGCCCACCCACTGCTGCGAGTTCACCCGCGCCGACCACACCGACAACTGGTCACGCCGCCTCGGCGAGGACCGTGCCGCGCGGGCCTGGCGCTGCCGCGACCTGTGGGAGGCCGGTGCCACCGTGGTGCTCGGCTCGGACTGGCCGATCGCGCCGTACCCGCCGCTCGGCGTGATGGCCGGCGCCCGGCACCGCCGCCCGGCCCGCGACCTCAGCCGGCCGCCGCACGGGCCGGACCAGGCGCTCACCCCGCTTCAGGCGTTGCGGGGGATGACTGTCAACGCGGGCTCGGGCCGGCTGTCGGTCGGCGACCGCGCCGATCTGACAGTGCTCGCCGACGACCCGTTGCGGGTGCCGGATCAGGACCTCGCCGCGCTGCCGGTCCGTCTCACCGTCACCGCCGGCCGGATCACCCACCGGGCCGCCGACCTCTGAGCGCTGACTCGCCGGTTATCCCTCCCGGCGATTCGCCGGCGCACCCCTCCGCTGACTCGCCGGCTCACCCCCGCCGGTGAGTCGGCCGGAGGGGCGGTGTGGCCGGGGCGTCCAGACGGCGTCCCGGCCACCACCCGCCGCACCCGGCACCCGCTCCGGTGGGACCCCGATGAATACCCGGACAAGGCCGCCCGCGGCCGGTCCACTGCGGACTAGGGTCGCAGCATGGCCGAACATTTCGATCTTGTCGTGCTGGGTGCCGGGCCGGGCGGTTACGTCGCCGCCATCCGGGCCGCCCAGCTCGGGCTCTCCACCGCCGTCGTCGAGGACAAGTACTGGGGTGGCGTCTGTCTCAACGTCGGCTGCATCCCGTCGAAGGCGCTGCTGCGCAACGCCGAGCTGGCGCACATCTTCACCCACGAGGCGAAGACGTTCGGCATCGACGGGAAGGTCACCTTCGACTACGGGGTCGCGCACCGGCGCAGCCGGGCCGTGGCCGACGGCCGGGTCAAGGGCGTGCACTACCTGATGAAGAAGAACGGGATCACCGAGATCTCCGGCCGGGGCGTCTTCACCGACGCGAACACGCTGCGGGTCGGCGACCGGCAGGTCACCTTCGACCACTGCGTCCTGGCCACCGGGGCGAGCACCCGGCTGATCCCGGGCACCACCGTCACCGATCGGGTGGTCACCTACGAGGAGCAGATCCTCGACCCGGAGCTGCCGCGCAGCATCATCATCGTGGGCGCCGGGGCGATCGGCGTGGAGTTCGCGTACGTGCTGCGCAACTACGGCGTCGAGGTGACCATCGTCGAGTTCCTCGATCGCATGCTGCCGCTGGAGGACGAGGACGTCTCCAAGGAGCTGTTCCGGCAGTACCGCAAGCTCGGCGTCGACGTGCGGGTCGGCACCCGGGTCGAGGGCATCGAGGAGCACGGCGAGTCGGTCCGGGTCACCGTCTCGCGCAACGGCAAGACCGAGACCCTGGAGGCCGACAAGGTGCTCCAGGCGATCGGCTTCGCGCCCAACGTCGAGGGCTACGGACTGGAGACCACCGGGGTCGAGCTCACCGACCGGGGTGCGGTCGCCGTC
This window of the Actinoplanes oblitus genome carries:
- the lpdA gene encoding dihydrolipoyl dehydrogenase codes for the protein MAEHFDLVVLGAGPGGYVAAIRAAQLGLSTAVVEDKYWGGVCLNVGCIPSKALLRNAELAHIFTHEAKTFGIDGKVTFDYGVAHRRSRAVADGRVKGVHYLMKKNGITEISGRGVFTDANTLRVGDRQVTFDHCVLATGASTRLIPGTTVTDRVVTYEEQILDPELPRSIIIVGAGAIGVEFAYVLRNYGVEVTIVEFLDRMLPLEDEDVSKELFRQYRKLGVDVRVGTRVEGIEEHGESVRVTVSRNGKTETLEADKVLQAIGFAPNVEGYGLETTGVELTDRGAVAVDERCRTNVPGFFAIGDVTAKLMLAHTAEAMGIVAAETIAGAETMPLDYRMIPRATYCQPQVASFGWTEAQAREQGFDVRVAKFPFTANGKAHGLGDATGFVKILSDAEHGELLGAHLIGPDVTELLPELTLAQQWDLTVTEVARNVHAHPTLGEAVKEAIHGLAGHMINF